The following is a genomic window from Deinococcus humi.
GTCGAGCAGCGTCAGGTCCTGATCGCTCAGGCGCATCTGGGCGCGGACCACCCGGCCCGATTCCGGCGAGACGAGTTCGTGTAGCGCCCCGCGCAAGGCCGTCAGGCGAAAGTCGTCGCTCGCCTGCGCCGCGTCCTGGGCGCGTTCCAGACGGTCCAGAAAGGCGGCGATGGCAAGCAGATGGGCGCGGTGTTCCATAAAGGACAGGTCAAGCAGTTGTGCCTGGGTCAGCAGGCAGGTTTCGGCGTGGACGTTCACAGGGCTCCTTGGGGGTCAAGCAGGGCCGGACTGGGGACATGGCCCTGGGCCTGCACGTCGTCCAGCAGGGCGATGGCGCGGCGCAGGAGGTCGTGATCCATCTCGTGCACCTCGATGGGGCTGGCAATGCCAGTCAGCAGGGGAATGGTGAGACGCCCGCCCAGATGCTCGCGGAACTCGTTCAGGCCGCTCAGCACCGAGCCGGGGTCCTGGGCGTCCTGCGCGCCGGACCCCATTTCGGGCACATGCACGGCCAGCCGCAGCGTCCGCAGGACAGCCAGGATGCGTCGCCACTCGGTCTCGGGCAGCAGACCGCTCAGCGCCGCGTAGGTGCAGTCCAGGGCGACCCCTGCCGCGACAGCCTCGCCGTGGCGCAGGCGGTAGCCGCTCAGGCTTTCGAGCTTGTGCGCCGCCCAGTGCCCGAAATCCAGCGGGCGCGACGATCCGCGTTCAAAGGGATCGCCGCTTCCGGCAATGTGCTCCAGGTGCAGCTGTGCGCAGCGGTACACGGCGTAATCCATGGCCTCGCGGTCACGCGCCGCCAGGGCCGCCGCATTCGTCTCCAGCCATCCGAAGAAGGCTGCGTCTTTAAGCAGCGCCACTTTCAGAGCCTCGCTCAGGCCACCCAGCCAGTCGCGGTCCTCCAGCGTGGTCAAGAAAGCCCGGTCGTTCAACACGGCGTATGGCGGGGCAAAGGTGCCCAGCCAGTTCTTCTTGCCGAAAGCGTTGACGCTGTTCTTGACGCCCACGGCCGAGTCGTTCTGTGACAGCACGGTGGTTGGCACGCGCACCAGCCGCACGCCCCGGTGCGCGGTCGCGGCGGCGTAGCCCACCATGTCCAGCACTGCGCCGCCGCCCACCGCAACCACGTAGGCGTGCCGGTCGACACCGTGCGTGTTGATCGCTTCATGTACGCGCTCGACCTGCTTGGGATCGCTTTTACACCGTTCCCCTCCCGGCACCGCCAGTGGCGGCGCGACCAGACACAGGTCTGGGTGCGCGGCGAAGTAGGCCTGGATCTGGGCCTCAAGGCCAGGAAAGGCCGCCAGCACACCGTCGTCCACCACACACAGTACCCGGGGCACCTGATCG
Proteins encoded in this region:
- a CDS encoding 3-dehydroquinate synthase, with translation MNPTIMQVVPVTFTYPVHFTEHLFDPQHSLLDDTLSGNRPASDQVPRVLCVVDDGVLAAFPGLEAQIQAYFAAHPDLCLVAPPLAVPGGERCKSDPKQVERVHEAINTHGVDRHAYVVAVGGGAVLDMVGYAAATAHRGVRLVRVPTTVLSQNDSAVGVKNSVNAFGKKNWLGTFAPPYAVLNDRAFLTTLEDRDWLGGLSEALKVALLKDAAFFGWLETNAAALAARDREAMDYAVYRCAQLHLEHIAGSGDPFERGSSRPLDFGHWAAHKLESLSGYRLRHGEAVAAGVALDCTYAALSGLLPETEWRRILAVLRTLRLAVHVPEMGSGAQDAQDPGSVLSGLNEFREHLGGRLTIPLLTGIASPIEVHEMDHDLLRRAIALLDDVQAQGHVPSPALLDPQGAL